Proteins found in one Thermodesulfatator atlanticus DSM 21156 genomic segment:
- a CDS encoding type 1 glutamine amidotransferase produces the protein MKRRLHYIQHVPFETPGVILDWAKSRSYEVTHTRVFLDEPFPSALDFDFLVLMGGPMSVHDEDQFPWLSEEKTFLKNILGEDEERIKIMGICLGAQLIAEALGAEVYPNRYKEIGWFPIELTEAGKAHRLFRDWPSPFNVFHWHGETFSLPQEATHIAYSEACENQAFLYKDRILALQFHLEVTPDLVAGLIENSADDIVPGPYVQDPEAIKGQPELYELCHEMLFKLLDRFMRL, from the coding sequence ATGAAACGTCGCCTTCACTACATTCAGCATGTTCCCTTTGAAACTCCGGGAGTAATCCTTGATTGGGCAAAAAGCAGAAGTTATGAGGTTACCCACACGCGAGTTTTTTTAGATGAGCCGTTTCCTTCTGCCCTTGATTTTGACTTTTTGGTGCTCATGGGTGGCCCTATGAGTGTCCACGATGAGGATCAATTCCCCTGGCTTTCCGAAGAAAAGACCTTTCTTAAAAATATCCTGGGGGAGGATGAAGAAAGAATTAAGATTATGGGGATATGCCTTGGGGCCCAGCTTATTGCCGAAGCCCTAGGCGCAGAAGTTTACCCGAACCGCTACAAAGAAATTGGCTGGTTTCCCATTGAGCTTACCGAGGCAGGGAAGGCCCATCGTCTTTTTAGAGACTGGCCAAGCCCTTTTAACGTTTTTCACTGGCATGGAGAAACCTTTTCCTTGCCGCAAGAAGCCACTCACATTGCCTATTCTGAGGCCTGTGAAAACCAGGCTTTTCTTTACAAAGATCGCATTCTTGCCCTTCAATTTCATCTAGAAGTGACCCCTGATCTGGTAGCCGGTCTTATTGAAAACAGTGCGGATGATATTGTCCCAGGGCCTTATGTGCAGGACCCTGAAGCTATTAAAGGTCAGCCCGAGCTCTATGAACTTTGTCATGAGATGCTTTTCAAGCTGCTTGACCGGTTTATGAGGCTTTAG
- a CDS encoding 3-deoxy-7-phosphoheptulonate synthase: MIVILKPDIDPSGPEVQRILETLHYYQGITTRISGITGLERKVIEIYVIGDTSRIPDEEIASLPGVERVVRVSKKYRLIGRHTEDQEGLGFTYNGLYFSQDTFHIFAGLCAVDTPEHVEMMFAAMREVGLETARMGVYKPRTNPYSFQGHGRKCLPWLLELAGKYGIRCIAMEVCKESHIDEIFEEWERAGRPTGIMLQIGTRNAQNFELLKAVGSQNEFPVLYKRGMGITIEESLNACEYIASEGNRNIIFCLRGVKTNLGEPHRNLVDFAHVPVIKSQTRLPVCVDPTHSVGRRHAGPDGIQEIFHAAAQGVIAGANMLLVEFHPRPEKALCDGPQALTLEELPHFVEDMKIVREAYLQRKDLASRYALQAMAPKVTTIKF, translated from the coding sequence ATGATAGTTATTCTTAAGCCAGATATAGACCCATCTGGCCCAGAAGTTCAAAGAATTCTTGAGACTTTGCATTACTATCAAGGCATCACCACCCGGATTTCAGGGATAACAGGCCTTGAGCGTAAAGTTATCGAAATTTACGTAATTGGCGATACCTCCCGGATCCCGGATGAAGAGATAGCTTCTTTGCCCGGGGTTGAAAGGGTTGTTAGGGTATCTAAAAAATATCGTCTTATCGGACGTCATACCGAAGACCAAGAAGGTCTAGGTTTTACTTATAACGGGCTTTATTTCAGTCAAGACACCTTTCATATCTTTGCCGGGCTTTGTGCGGTGGATACCCCTGAGCACGTTGAAATGATGTTTGCTGCTATGCGAGAGGTGGGCTTAGAAACCGCCCGAATGGGAGTCTATAAACCGCGCACCAATCCGTATTCTTTCCAGGGGCACGGGCGAAAGTGTCTTCCTTGGCTTTTAGAGCTTGCTGGCAAATACGGCATTCGTTGTATTGCCATGGAAGTGTGTAAGGAATCACATATCGACGAAATCTTTGAAGAATGGGAAAGAGCTGGGCGCCCCACGGGTATTATGCTTCAGATTGGCACCCGCAACGCGCAGAACTTCGAACTGCTTAAGGCGGTTGGTAGCCAGAATGAATTCCCGGTGCTTTACAAAAGAGGCATGGGCATCACCATTGAAGAAAGCTTAAATGCCTGTGAGTACATTGCCAGCGAAGGAAACCGCAACATTATCTTTTGCCTGCGCGGGGTAAAAACTAACCTTGGTGAGCCCCACCGCAATCTTGTTGATTTTGCCCATGTGCCGGTGATAAAAAGCCAGACCAGGCTTCCCGTTTGTGTTGACCCTACCCATTCAGTAGGGAGACGCCACGCCGGGCCTGACGGGATTCAGGAGATCTTTCATGCTGCAGCCCAGGGGGTAATTGCCGGGGCCAATATGCTTTTGGTGGAGTTTCACCCAAGGCCAGAAAAGGCCCTTTGTGATGGTCCTCAGGCCTTAACCTTAGAAGAATTGCCGCACTTTGTAGAAGATATGAAAATCGTGCGCGAGGCCTATTTGCAGCGTAAAGATTTGGCCAGCCGCTATGCCTTGCAAGCTATGGCACCAAAAGTAACTACCATAAAGTTTTAA
- a CDS encoding lysylphosphatidylglycerol synthase transmembrane domain-containing protein translates to MQYILSWGLALGCFAYLFWKIDLKSFWQTLIQASPHWLLGVALLNILVLLLKAERWRLFVRPLSSLSFGETLCLTILGFFGNSILPARAGDVGRGLYLAKRGVPWAAGVSTVASDKLIDAIGLMSFVIPLIPSLPRFLRDGALLLLFVVSGIFVFILFFSRKFTQKDLAYARGRVSKALMALSLGTHGFKDKIIFFKAYLLTLFSWFLQIEMLILTAKALGLSLGFATALLTILGLNVALVLPTPPAGIGIAHAAIVMVLTHFGYAKPQALSIAVLYHGIQVMVLAILGPVFWVLKSRLLAGFASANAAE, encoded by the coding sequence TTGCAATATATTCTTTCATGGGGATTAGCCTTAGGGTGTTTTGCCTATCTTTTCTGGAAGATAGACCTTAAGTCTTTTTGGCAAACCCTAATTCAGGCAAGCCCCCATTGGCTTTTAGGAGTGGCACTTTTAAATATTTTGGTTCTGTTGCTTAAGGCCGAGCGCTGGCGTCTTTTCGTAAGGCCCCTTTCTTCGCTATCTTTTGGGGAGACCCTTTGCCTTACTATTTTGGGTTTTTTTGGCAACAGCATTTTGCCCGCTCGGGCAGGTGACGTAGGAAGAGGGCTTTATCTTGCAAAACGCGGAGTTCCCTGGGCCGCGGGAGTTTCTACCGTGGCAAGCGACAAATTGATAGATGCCATTGGGCTCATGAGTTTTGTTATCCCTCTTATTCCATCTCTTCCCCGATTTTTAAGAGACGGCGCTTTACTACTGCTTTTTGTGGTTTCAGGGATTTTTGTTTTTATTCTTTTTTTCTCAAGGAAGTTCACCCAAAAAGATTTGGCTTATGCTCGCGGGAGGGTTTCGAAGGCCCTAATGGCTTTGAGCCTTGGAACTCACGGCTTCAAAGATAAAATCATCTTTTTTAAAGCCTATTTATTGACTTTGTTTTCTTGGTTCTTACAAATAGAAATGTTGATTCTGACAGCTAAGGCCTTGGGATTGAGTTTGGGTTTTGCTACGGCTCTTTTGACAATCCTTGGCCTTAATGTAGCCCTTGTTTTACCTACTCCTCCTGCAGGGATTGGTATTGCTCATGCGGCGATCGTAATGGTTCTTACCCATTTTGGTTATGCCAAGCCCCAAGCTTTAAGTATTGCGGTTCTTTATCATGGGATCCAGGTTATGGTCCTTGCGATTTTAGGACCGGTATTTTGGGTTTTAAAATCGCGTCTTCTTGCTGGCTTTGCCTCAGCAAATGCTGCTGAATAA
- a CDS encoding polysaccharide deacetylase family protein codes for MELENVYWRIWSAIPSREKKKIKLGAFLAGGLFLGITKTPWRKILAVLAPNTLFLIDTFCPQINLFAKPFWRGKSQRSLALSFDDGPDPFITPHLVELLERYQARATFFQLVEQARRYPQILKFIKASGHEIGLHGLNHRKVHLMGQRQFRKNIEKGRKQLEDLLGEMVLWYRPPHGFLRFDQYLILKKLGLKVAGWTIGVWDTDENVTAKEIFERLRKSVRPGDIVLLHDSVAERHRPQTAMLKALDVFLASLSTQGIKAVTISELWEETKSGQKIQ; via the coding sequence TTGGAACTAGAAAACGTTTACTGGCGTATTTGGTCAGCTATCCCTTCCCGTGAGAAAAAAAAGATCAAATTAGGCGCTTTTCTTGCCGGAGGCCTTTTTTTGGGAATTACTAAAACACCCTGGCGCAAGATCCTAGCTGTTTTGGCGCCAAACACGCTTTTTTTAATAGATACCTTTTGCCCTCAGATAAATCTTTTTGCTAAGCCATTTTGGCGCGGGAAAAGTCAGCGAAGCCTAGCCCTGAGCTTTGACGACGGCCCAGACCCTTTTATCACGCCGCATCTTGTTGAGCTTCTTGAGCGCTACCAAGCACGCGCTACATTTTTTCAATTAGTAGAACAAGCACGCAGATATCCGCAAATTTTAAAGTTCATAAAAGCTTCTGGCCATGAGATTGGTCTTCACGGACTCAACCATCGTAAGGTGCATTTAATGGGCCAGAGACAATTCAGGAAAAATATTGAAAAAGGACGCAAGCAATTAGAAGATCTTCTTGGGGAAATGGTTTTGTGGTACCGTCCCCCCCATGGTTTTTTGCGGTTTGATCAATACTTAATCCTTAAAAAACTCGGTCTAAAAGTCGCTGGTTGGACTATAGGGGTTTGGGATACCGATGAAAACGTAACCGCAAAAGAAATTTTTGAGCGGCTCAGGAAAAGCGTGCGTCCTGGCGATATCGTGCTTCTTCATGACAGCGTGGCAGAAAGACACCGCCCTCAAACGGCAATGCTTAAAGCCCTGGATGTTTTTTTAGCTTCTTTATCAACGCAAGGTATCAAGGCTGTTACGATAAGTGAGCTCTGGGAAGAGACAAAGAGTGGGCAAAAGATTCAATAA